A window of the Desulfobacterales bacterium genome harbors these coding sequences:
- the fliJ gene encoding flagellar export protein FliJ — MYQFKLEPLLNHRRYQEEVLQKELADHKKALLAEQRLLRDLKDRKRQNLQQLQIRQKEGRPASELKLYVDFIDHLTAEMEAQSEKVSEAQRRFDTTHEALIAAMKKRKALEKLKAKGRRAYEQAELTKERKLLDDVAGHQFILKS; from the coding sequence ATGTATCAATTCAAATTAGAACCGCTTTTAAATCACCGCCGCTATCAGGAAGAGGTTCTTCAAAAAGAGCTGGCTGATCATAAAAAGGCTCTTTTAGCCGAACAGCGGTTATTGCGGGATCTCAAAGATCGGAAACGCCAAAATCTGCAACAACTTCAAATCCGGCAAAAAGAAGGGCGTCCGGCATCTGAGCTTAAACTCTATGTTGATTTCATCGATCACTTGACAGCTGAAATGGAAGCCCAGAGTGAAAAAGTCAGTGAAGCACAGCGACGCTTCGATACCACCCACGAGGCTTTAATTGCTGCCATGAAAAAACGCAAGGCACTTGAAAAGCTGAAAGCAAAAGGCCGCAGAGCCTATGAGCAGGCCGAGCTAACAAAGGAACGCAAACTGTTAGACGATGTGGCCGGCCATCAATTCATTTTAAAGTCCTGA
- the fliI gene encoding flagellar protein export ATPase FliI: MGTNLRFDKYHQCLDATCTMQANGTVTNIVGLVIEAQGPLSRLGTVCDIFTKGDMRKISAEVLGFRDDKVMMMPLEEMRGIGPGCPIVARQQRAVIPVGKGLLGRVIDGLGNPIDSKGPICVESEYPIYGTPVNPLSRQRISKPLDLGIRAINGLLTLGCGQRIGIFAGSGVGKSVLLGMIARKTAADVNVIALIGERGREVNEFIEKELGPEGLKRSVIVVATSDHLPLIRMRGAFIATAIAEFFRDQGQHVNLMMDSVTRFAMAQREIGLALGEPPTTKGYTPSVFTLLPKLCERAGTSAGRGTITGLYTVLVEGDDTNEPIADALRSILDGHINLSRDLANHAHYPAIDVLGSVSRVMEDIVDPEQKQSARKLKEVMATYRKAEDLINIGAYVAGSNPKIDYAIAMMGKINRYLKQDIDETTTFDACACQLTELFES; the protein is encoded by the coding sequence ATGGGAACCAATTTACGCTTCGATAAGTATCACCAATGTTTAGACGCTACCTGCACCATGCAAGCCAACGGTACAGTGACCAACATCGTGGGGCTGGTCATCGAAGCCCAGGGGCCGCTATCCCGACTGGGTACTGTTTGTGATATTTTCACCAAAGGAGATATGCGGAAAATAAGTGCTGAAGTGCTGGGTTTTCGCGATGATAAGGTCATGATGATGCCTCTGGAGGAAATGCGGGGCATCGGTCCGGGCTGCCCCATAGTTGCGCGGCAGCAGCGGGCGGTCATACCGGTCGGCAAGGGGCTGCTGGGTCGGGTCATTGATGGACTTGGCAACCCCATCGACAGCAAGGGCCCGATTTGCGTTGAATCTGAATATCCCATATACGGCACACCGGTCAATCCCCTGTCCCGCCAGCGCATTAGCAAACCGCTTGATCTGGGTATCCGGGCCATTAACGGATTGCTCACGTTGGGTTGCGGCCAGCGAATCGGTATTTTTGCCGGCTCTGGTGTGGGCAAAAGCGTATTGCTGGGTATGATTGCCCGCAAAACCGCTGCCGATGTAAACGTGATTGCCCTGATCGGTGAGCGCGGCCGTGAGGTCAATGAATTTATCGAAAAAGAACTGGGCCCCGAAGGCCTCAAACGATCGGTGATAGTGGTGGCAACCTCTGATCATCTGCCGCTAATTCGCATGCGAGGTGCATTCATTGCGACCGCCATTGCAGAATTTTTCCGTGATCAGGGCCAGCACGTCAATTTAATGATGGATTCGGTCACCCGTTTTGCCATGGCACAGCGGGAAATCGGGCTGGCATTGGGTGAGCCGCCGACCACCAAAGGCTATACCCCATCTGTATTTACACTTTTACCCAAATTATGCGAACGGGCAGGCACCTCTGCTGGCCGGGGCACCATCACCGGTCTGTATACCGTTCTGGTGGAAGGAGATGACACCAATGAACCCATTGCCGATGCATTGCGGTCCATTCTGGACGGTCATATCAATTTGTCACGGGATTTGGCCAACCATGCCCATTATCCGGCCATCGATGTTTTGGGCAGTGTCAGCCGGGTAATGGAGGACATCGTTGATCCGGAACAAAAGCAGAGCGCGCGGAAATTAAAGGAGGTCATGGCCACCTATCGCAAAGCAGAGGATTTGATTAACATTGGCGCTTACGTGGCTGGCAGCAATCCGAAAATCGATTATGCGATCGCAATGATGGGAAAAATCAATCGCTATCTGAAACAGGATATCGATGAAACAACCACTTTTGACGCGTGCGCTTGCCAGCTGACCGAACTGTTTGAATCCTGA
- a CDS encoding flagellar hook-length control protein FliK: MSFDALMIPAAPQPPAAGTHSSQSTDVASFKIDRPAESDDHKQSFLTTLNRVSERKCSKPVSSQKEVAHSAQTHRPKQKSAQSAHTDKGTHQHALQDSSAKAEVTESMPETPLTAEKPAIAVLHDLLLQLLSAEDGALIDEASLDDSDQALPAALNQLIGRLYPEGQAPSAGRVGIGPFEQLQTTISPEANNLAFLRHLINRAIVHPFAAQPPNAQGENASFDFWRTLTAAIPEGAITGGRTEAFSTRVNELIQFLLQPYDSASATSGLETATTETNAPKTAVNIVHAEALSSNESQLMPKITNPAQTSELPAPEMTQPASAEKDSRQTGGVPKNVSLETLLDSGPHKNDGHLQAAKSQSAPKAVETALNSNAAAESLSAKPAADEAINVKGVGPQNEILSFDQSSGKVIQIDGDAKDSGFLASQENLPEHLAKLEHTGRSAESSQRNLASQTLNQIVQKAVLLNNNGQNMVQIDLKPEFLGHIRMQIVTENQLVAVRIMAEIPFVKDMLENNLNQLKAELQAQGLEVDELEVSVAHDSRADDDLYQKAAEARRARASQNNRHSADVAAEEQSQQKPAQGYGRADSAIDFFV; this comes from the coding sequence ATGTCGTTTGATGCCCTTATGATTCCAGCTGCCCCTCAGCCGCCTGCTGCAGGAACTCACAGCTCACAGAGCACAGATGTCGCGTCGTTTAAAATTGACCGTCCGGCTGAATCTGACGATCATAAACAAAGCTTTCTGACCACCCTAAACCGCGTATCTGAACGCAAATGCAGCAAGCCGGTTTCATCGCAAAAAGAGGTAGCCCATAGCGCCCAAACACATCGGCCGAAGCAAAAATCGGCCCAGTCGGCGCACACCGACAAGGGAACACATCAACATGCGCTTCAAGATTCATCTGCAAAAGCCGAGGTAACCGAATCAATGCCGGAAACACCGTTAACCGCGGAAAAACCGGCCATTGCTGTGCTCCATGATCTTTTGCTGCAACTGTTGTCTGCCGAAGATGGTGCCCTGATCGATGAAGCTTCATTAGATGACAGCGATCAAGCGTTGCCTGCGGCTCTAAACCAATTGATAGGGCGCCTTTACCCAGAAGGACAAGCGCCGAGCGCTGGGCGCGTGGGTATCGGGCCATTTGAACAGCTGCAAACCACGATTTCACCAGAAGCCAACAATCTGGCGTTTCTAAGACATCTGATCAACCGGGCCATCGTGCATCCGTTTGCCGCTCAACCACCGAATGCCCAAGGTGAAAACGCGTCTTTTGATTTTTGGCGAACCTTGACAGCAGCGATACCCGAAGGCGCTATTACCGGTGGCCGTACTGAGGCCTTCAGCACCCGGGTAAATGAACTAATTCAGTTTCTACTGCAGCCTTATGACAGTGCATCAGCGACATCCGGTTTAGAAACAGCAACCACTGAAACCAACGCACCAAAGACGGCTGTTAATATTGTCCATGCGGAAGCTTTGAGCAGCAACGAATCTCAGCTGATGCCCAAGATAACCAATCCGGCACAGACCAGCGAACTCCCGGCCCCTGAGATGACCCAACCGGCCAGTGCCGAAAAAGACAGTCGCCAGACGGGCGGAGTGCCGAAAAATGTTAGCCTTGAAACCCTGTTGGATTCAGGGCCGCACAAAAACGATGGTCATTTGCAGGCTGCCAAATCGCAGTCGGCGCCCAAAGCTGTCGAAACAGCGCTCAACTCAAATGCTGCCGCTGAAAGCCTTTCTGCCAAACCCGCAGCAGACGAAGCAATCAATGTCAAAGGCGTCGGCCCGCAGAATGAGATTCTATCTTTTGATCAATCCAGCGGCAAGGTTATCCAGATCGATGGTGATGCCAAAGACAGCGGATTTTTGGCATCCCAGGAGAATTTACCCGAGCATCTTGCCAAGCTTGAGCATACCGGTCGTTCAGCTGAAAGCAGCCAACGCAACCTGGCATCTCAGACCCTCAACCAGATTGTTCAAAAAGCGGTCCTGCTAAACAACAACGGCCAAAATATGGTTCAAATTGATCTGAAACCCGAATTTTTAGGGCATATCCGCATGCAAATTGTGACCGAAAACCAGCTGGTCGCCGTGCGCATCATGGCTGAAATTCCGTTTGTCAAAGACATGCTTGAAAACAACCTGAATCAATTAAAGGCTGAATTACAGGCCCAGGGTCTGGAAGTTGACGAGCTAGAGGTATCGGTTGCCCATGATTCGCGGGCGGATGATGATCTTTACCAAAAAGCGGCTGAAGCGCGCCGTGCCAGGGCTTCGCAAAATAACCGTCATAGCGCGGATGTAGCCGCAGAAGAGCAGAGCCAACAGAAGCCGGCCCAAGGGTACGGCAGGGCAGATAGCGCAATTGATTTTTTTGTTTAG
- a CDS encoding flagellar hook capping FlgD N-terminal domain-containing protein: MTPINAIDTNTSDAPSSAPVKILGKDDFLNMLIAQLQHQDPLNPADSTEFTAQLAQFSSLEQLSNIHDSLKSMEAFQASLTHSQAVSYIGKDITAEGNGLLLKEGQTATCRFELETTAAITAISIYDTTGGFVTSFETGLRGAGSQSAVWDGTDFNGNQMPPGVYEFEIQAIDHTNQNVTVTPLMSAMVTGVAFKDNTAHLMTELQTVALGDVRNVSEAPPSALTATTYPEPNLNEKPHGGL, encoded by the coding sequence ATGACACCCATTAATGCCATCGATACAAATACAAGCGATGCGCCATCGAGCGCACCGGTTAAGATTCTGGGCAAAGATGATTTTTTGAATATGTTGATTGCCCAGCTTCAGCATCAGGATCCGCTGAACCCGGCCGACAGCACTGAGTTCACCGCTCAGCTGGCGCAGTTCAGCTCTCTGGAGCAGCTAAGCAATATCCATGATAGTCTCAAGAGCATGGAGGCGTTTCAAGCGTCGCTGACCCATTCACAGGCGGTTTCTTACATCGGAAAAGACATCACCGCTGAGGGCAATGGCCTCCTGCTAAAAGAGGGGCAAACGGCCACCTGCCGGTTTGAATTGGAAACCACCGCCGCTATCACAGCCATCAGTATCTATGATACCACCGGAGGCTTCGTGACGTCTTTTGAGACTGGTCTGCGGGGTGCAGGCAGTCAAAGTGCGGTCTGGGACGGGACGGATTTTAATGGGAATCAGATGCCACCCGGTGTCTATGAATTTGAGATCCAGGCGATAGACCACACCAACCAGAACGTGACGGTGACACCGCTGATGAGCGCAATGGTCACCGGTGTAGCGTTTAAAGATAACACCGCGCACCTGATGACTGAGCTTCAGACCGTGGCCCTTGGGGATGTGCGCAATGTCTCTGAAGCTCCGCCGTCTGCATTGACGGCGACAACATATCCAGAACCAAATTTAAATGAAAAACCACATGGAGGGCTATAA
- a CDS encoding FliH/SctL family protein, protein MIKKESQTLADGFRLHYFPNIPVDEARHHSSHPGKNSEFKRSHFKDIDPEPTCAAEPTVSDPLETPVAPSGPDLDEVKEGAFQKGFLEGKRVGFESGSKKAATVVESLRSTLEQLQNVRVEIHQEIEKEVTHLALSIAKKIVCHEIKTSQETVACVAREALARVDHPGKIKIRLNPDDLQFIQDTQSQFTRFLQSFDQVEFEAQDSIQSGGCLIETDRGDIDARIEKQFEAIEEAFQIQFDQQKQESQ, encoded by the coding sequence GTGATTAAAAAAGAATCTCAAACGCTGGCAGATGGTTTTCGTCTGCACTATTTTCCCAATATCCCGGTTGATGAAGCCCGCCATCATAGCAGCCACCCGGGCAAAAACAGTGAATTCAAGCGCTCGCACTTTAAAGATATCGACCCAGAACCAACCTGTGCTGCGGAACCAACGGTTTCAGACCCGCTCGAAACGCCGGTTGCGCCATCAGGGCCTGACCTTGATGAGGTCAAAGAAGGTGCATTTCAAAAGGGTTTTCTTGAAGGCAAAAGGGTCGGTTTTGAATCCGGTTCTAAAAAAGCAGCAACAGTCGTTGAAAGTCTGCGAAGCACCCTCGAACAATTGCAGAATGTGCGCGTCGAAATTCATCAAGAAATTGAAAAAGAAGTCACCCACCTGGCGCTATCGATCGCCAAAAAGATTGTTTGTCACGAGATTAAAACCAGCCAGGAAACTGTGGCCTGTGTTGCACGTGAGGCTTTGGCCCGGGTTGACCATCCCGGTAAGATAAAGATCAGGCTCAATCCAGACGATTTGCAGTTCATCCAAGACACCCAGTCTCAATTTACCCGCTTTTTGCAAAGTTTCGACCAGGTCGAATTTGAAGCGCAGGATTCGATTCAAAGCGGGGGCTGTTTGATTGAGACCGATAGGGGAGACATCGACGCGCGGATTGAAAAGCAATTTGAGGCCATAGAAGAAGCCTTCCAAATACAGTTTGATCAGCAGAAACAAGAGAGCCAATAA